A region of the Thermoplasmata archaeon genome:
GAGGGGGCTGCTACTTTGATGGCAAATATCCTAAATGGGAATCGATTCTTCCCATATTATGTAGGGTTGCTTATCGGAGGCGTGGATTCACGTGGTGCCCATGTGTTTTCCCTAGACGCGGTGGGTGGAAGCATTGAAGACAAGTTCGTGTCTGTGGGTTCAGGGTCACCCTATGCTTATGGAATCTTAGAAGAACATTACCATGATGAAATCAGTACTACAGAAGCAATAGATGTGGCAATTAAAGCATTGAATGCAGCGATGAAGAGGGACTCTGCATCTGGTGATGGCATGAGTGTAGCAGTGATTACCCAAAAAGAGTTCAGAGAACTAACGGATGAAGAAATAAGGAAACGAATGAGTAAACTCAAACTCTGAGATTCTTTTTATTCATCATTAAAATCTTTGATGTGATGTTTTATGGGACGGCTTGAGGATGTAATTAAGGAGGTCAGAGGCGCTATAAGAAACATTATTTCCGCTGAGATTGATGTCTCTGATGTTACAATGGAAGGACCCACCGTGGTAGTTTACACGAAGGACATAGACAAATTTGCAGAAAACCCAGAACTTGTGAAGCAAATTGCTCAGACAATAAGAAAGCGAATTCTGATTCGGCCTGATCCAAAAATAGTCAAACCACCAGAGGTTGCAGAAGAGGAAATCCGAAAGTGTATTCCCGCTGAAGCAGATGTGAAGGAAATTTTCTTTGATGCAGAAACTGGAGAGGTGACAATTGAGGCAGGAAATCCACTGAAGGCCTCCGGTACAAACGGTGCAATTGAAAATCAGATTAAAAAGACCACTGGCTGGGTGCCTAGAATTGTGAGAGCCCCACCAATTCCTTCAAAAACAGTTGAAGAAATCAGGAAATTGCTAAGGGAGTATGATGCAGAGAGAAAGAAGTTTCTAGGCGAAGTGAGTTCTAGAATCTGCAGATTGCTAACCAAACAAGATAAGTGGGTGCGTGTGACTGCACTGGGTGGATTTAGAGAGGTGGGCAGAAGTGCTTCGCTTCTTAGCACACCAGAAAGCATGGTGCTTATTGACTGCGGGCTTGAGACCTCGTCAGATGGAAATGGCACTCCTTATTTTTACATCCCAGAAATAAAAAGTAGCTTTTCTGAGATTGATGCAATTGTAGTAACCCATGCTCATTTGGACCATTGTGGTCTCGTGCCTGCGCTCTATAAATTTGGCTTTAATGGTCCTGTTTATTGCACTCCCCCCACCAGAGACCTAATGACCCTACTCCAGATTGATTATATTCGCGTCTCACAGGCAGAGGGTAAGAAACCACTGTATGAGTCAAAGCACATTAGAGAGATGTTAAAGCATACCATTGTGCTCAAGTACGGCGAAACAACGGACATAGCGCCAGACATACGGTTAACCTTTCACAACGCAGGACACATTCTTGGCTCTGCAATTGCCCATTTCCACATAGGAGAAGGCCTTTACAATATTGCTTTCACTGGCGACATAAAATTTGAGAAAACCTGGCTTTTCAATCAGGCAGCAACAAAATTTCCAAGGCTTGAAACGCTTG
Encoded here:
- the psmB gene encoding archaeal proteasome endopeptidase complex subunit beta, which produces MENIPEELKHGTTTIGIVCKDGVVMATEKRATMGTFIAHKDTKKLFKIDEHLGLTIAGLVGDAQLLARYLKAEVELYKLKRNAPISVEGAATLMANILNGNRFFPYYVGLLIGGVDSRGAHVFSLDAVGGSIEDKFVSVGSGSPYAYGILEEHYHDEISTTEAIDVAIKALNAAMKRDSASGDGMSVAVITQKEFRELTDEEIRKRMSKLKL
- a CDS encoding beta-CASP ribonuclease aCPSF1; translation: MGRLEDVIKEVRGAIRNIISAEIDVSDVTMEGPTVVVYTKDIDKFAENPELVKQIAQTIRKRILIRPDPKIVKPPEVAEEEIRKCIPAEADVKEIFFDAETGEVTIEAGNPLKASGTNGAIENQIKKTTGWVPRIVRAPPIPSKTVEEIRKLLREYDAERKKFLGEVSSRICRLLTKQDKWVRVTALGGFREVGRSASLLSTPESMVLIDCGLETSSDGNGTPYFYIPEIKSSFSEIDAIVVTHAHLDHCGLVPALYKFGFNGPVYCTPPTRDLMTLLQIDYIRVSQAEGKKPLYESKHIREMLKHTIVLKYGETTDIAPDIRLTFHNAGHILGSAIAHFHIGEGLYNIAFTGDIKFEKTWLFNQAATKFPRLETLVIEATYGGHKDTQPSREEASERLTQIVRETLTKGGKVIIPVFAVGRSQEVMIVLEEKMKIGDIPLVPVYLDGMIYEATGIHTTYPEYLNSQLRQLIIESGENPFLSNIFQKVDSAEKREAILGDVESCIVLATSGMMNGGPIMEYFREWADDSKNTLVFVGYQGEGTLGRRLQKGLKEITLNVKGNPYEVKVEMGIETCEGFSGHSDRTQLLNYIGALDSRPERVIVGHGEESKCIELASAIYKKYGIETKAPMNLETVRVK